Proteins from a genomic interval of Patescibacteria group bacterium:
- a CDS encoding DUF2304 domain-containing protein has product MLIQFIIILFSAFVIFRLIDKFKKKEVSNKEFYLWLVFWLSVIIATIWFRKTDIIAKFFGVEKGADLAVYISIIVLFYLVFKMVVKFDKMERNITKIVRKIAIDRQENKDRNKI; this is encoded by the coding sequence ATGTTAATCCAATTTATCATAATTTTATTTTCCGCTTTTGTTATTTTTCGCTTGATTGATAAATTTAAGAAAAAGGAAGTGTCAAACAAAGAATTTTATTTATGGCTGGTTTTTTGGCTTTCAGTCATAATCGCGACAATTTGGTTTAGGAAAACAGACATTATAGCTAAATTTTTTGGCGTTGAAAAAGGCGCTGATTTGGCGGTTTATATTTCCATAATAGTTTTGTTTTATTTAGTTTTTAAAATGGTAGTCAAGTTTGACAAAATGGAAAGAAATATTACTAAAATTGTAAGAAAAATAGCTATAGATAGACAGGAAAATAAAGACAGAAATAAAATTTAA
- a CDS encoding glycosyltransferase family 4 protein, with product MRVAEIVCVFFPYKGGIGNVALDNAKILRKYNNDVVVFTPYHREINKKFDKKIQVKKLLPVLKYGNAAVLISLFWRLKNFDIVHLHFPFFGSVEIIWLMKKFKILKAKLIITYHMDATAGGWLGKIFKFHAKYLTPIILKSADKIIVSSFDYLKNSNIKNLFEKYPDKFIKIPFGVDLNRFRPREKPIELIKEYNIQKDEKIILFVGGLDKAHYFKGIDNLIKVFSKLQFFNCRLIIVGKGNMKLKYEQEVFDFGLTDKVIFADKVNNYDLCKFYNLADVFVLPSINKAEAFGVVLLEAMASGIPVIASNLAGVRSVVRNGVNGFLAESNNVDELVKKISLLLANNEKAKIMGVNGRKIAKSAYNKEKIDKMLIKVFEDIS from the coding sequence ATGCGCGTAGCTGAAATTGTTTGTGTTTTTTTTCCATATAAAGGCGGGATAGGAAATGTCGCGTTAGACAACGCTAAAATTTTGCGAAAATATAATAATGATGTTGTTGTTTTTACGCCTTATCATCGCGAAATAAATAAAAAATTTGATAAGAAAATTCAAGTTAAAAAATTGCTTCCTGTTTTAAAATACGGAAACGCGGCCGTTTTAATTTCATTATTTTGGCGTTTGAAAAATTTTGATATTGTTCATCTTCATTTTCCTTTTTTTGGATCAGTTGAAATTATCTGGCTGATGAAAAAATTTAAAATATTAAAAGCTAAGCTGATTATAACTTATCATATGGATGCTACGGCTGGTGGATGGCTTGGGAAAATTTTTAAATTTCACGCAAAATATCTAACGCCAATAATTTTAAAATCAGCTGATAAAATAATTGTTTCTTCTTTTGATTATTTAAAAAATTCCAATATAAAAAATTTGTTTGAGAAATATCCTGACAAATTTATTAAAATACCTTTTGGCGTTGACTTGAATCGCTTTAGACCAAGAGAAAAACCTATTGAGTTAATAAAAGAATATAATATTCAAAAAGATGAAAAAATAATTCTTTTTGTCGGAGGTTTAGATAAAGCGCATTACTTTAAAGGAATTGACAATTTAATAAAAGTTTTTTCTAAATTACAATTTTTTAATTGTCGTTTGATTATTGTTGGAAAAGGTAATATGAAGCTAAAATATGAACAAGAAGTTTTTGATTTCGGCTTAACAGACAAAGTAATTTTTGCTGATAAAGTTAATAATTACGATTTGTGTAAATTTTATAATTTAGCCGATGTTTTTGTTTTGCCGTCGATTAACAAAGCAGAAGCGTTTGGGGTTGTTCTTTTAGAAGCAATGGCATCAGGAATTCCAGTTATTGCTTCTAATTTAGCAGGCGTTAGAAGCGTAGTTAGAAATGGCGTTAATGGTTTTTTAGCTGAATCAAATAATGTTGATGAATTGGTTAAAAAAATAAGTTTATTATTAGCAAACAATGAAAAAGCAAAAATAATGGGAGTAAACGGAAGAAAAATCGCTAAGTCCGCGTATAATAAAGAAAAAATAGATAAAATGCTTATAAAAGTGTTTGAGGATATTTCATAA
- a CDS encoding VanZ family protein — MKRKIFNWSLVAVWILVIFYFSSQPDLKSSLPNLWDLIFRKIAHILEFTVLTYFLIKAFSNYNISKKNIFIFSFVAAVVFSISDEFHQSFIQGRCGAIKDVFIDFIGVALCLIIYKKSNL, encoded by the coding sequence ATGAAAAGAAAAATTTTTAACTGGTCGCTTGTTGCTGTTTGGATACTGGTTATTTTTTATTTTTCCAGCCAGCCAGATTTAAAATCAAGCTTGCCGAATTTGTGGGATTTGATTTTTAGAAAAATAGCGCATATTCTTGAATTTACTGTTTTAACTTATTTTTTAATAAAAGCTTTTAGCAATTATAATATTAGTAAAAAAAATATTTTTATTTTTTCTTTTGTCGCGGCAGTCGTCTTTTCCATTAGCGATGAATTCCATCAGAGTTTTATTCAAGGAAGATGCGGAGCAATTAAAGATGTTTTTATTGATTTTATTGGCGTTGCATTATGTTTGATTATTTATAAAAAAAGTAATTTATGA
- a CDS encoding glycosyltransferase encodes MKVCLINNLYHPFARGGAERVVENIVNGLKEKGHDVFVITSKPAFKKIKNKNTKVYYFFPLNLFWIGNIGKHNFLCRLVWHFFDMFSLHSYFKIKKILQKEKPDLVITHNLKGIGYLIPKAIDKLGIKYFHTLHDVQLAIPSGILIKGKENNWQNRFFLTKLYEKINKKLFSYPQVVISPSDWLLDFYSKKDFFQKQKKIVLRNPTCKFQVPNFKLQTNSKFQISNSVFTFLYVGQIEKHKGIIFLINVFNKLSKQIKNIDYKLAIIGSGVEFEKAKQISKNNPRIIFLGKRHHNELNKFFVQVNCLVVPSLCYENSPTVIYEGLSFGIPVLASDVGGTAELVKEGENGYIFKAGNEDDLLQKMRFCLENKERIKSMKESSKASISDCNIQNYISKIMNL; translated from the coding sequence ATGAAAGTTTGTTTAATAAACAATTTGTATCATCCTTTTGCGCGAGGCGGAGCTGAAAGAGTTGTTGAAAATATTGTTAACGGCTTAAAAGAAAAAGGGCATGATGTTTTTGTAATTACTTCCAAGCCTGCTTTTAAAAAAATAAAAAATAAAAATACAAAAGTTTATTATTTTTTTCCATTAAATTTATTTTGGATTGGAAATATTGGAAAACATAATTTTTTATGCCGTTTAGTTTGGCATTTTTTTGATATGTTTAGTTTGCATAGCTATTTTAAAATCAAAAAAATTTTACAAAAAGAAAAACCAGATTTAGTGATTACTCATAATTTAAAAGGAATTGGATATTTGATTCCAAAAGCGATAGATAAGCTTGGTATTAAATATTTTCACACTTTGCACGATGTCCAACTTGCTATCCCAAGCGGAATTTTAATTAAAGGAAAAGAAAATAATTGGCAAAACAGATTTTTTTTAACTAAATTATACGAAAAAATAAACAAAAAATTATTCTCTTATCCGCAAGTTGTGATTTCGCCTTCTGATTGGCTTTTAGATTTTTATTCTAAAAAAGATTTTTTTCAAAAACAAAAAAAAATAGTATTAAGAAATCCAACCTGCAAATTTCAAGTTCCAAATTTCAAATTACAAACAAATTCCAAATTTCAAATCTCAAATTCCGTATTTACCTTTTTGTATGTTGGGCAGATTGAAAAGCATAAAGGAATAATTTTTTTGATAAATGTTTTTAATAAATTGTCTAAACAAATAAAAAATATTGATTATAAATTAGCTATTATTGGATCGGGTGTTGAATTTGAAAAAGCAAAACAGATATCAAAAAATAATCCAAGGATTATTTTTTTAGGAAAACGCCATCATAACGAACTGAACAAATTTTTTGTTCAGGTAAATTGTTTAGTTGTTCCGTCTTTATGTTATGAAAATTCGCCGACAGTTATTTATGAAGGTTTAAGTTTTGGTATTCCTGTTTTAGCTTCTGATGTTGGAGGAACAGCGGAATTGGTTAAAGAAGGGGAAAACGGGTATATTTTTAAGGCTGGGAATGAAGATGATTTATTGCAAAAAATGAGATTTTGTTTAGAGAACAAAGAGAGAATTAAAAGCATGAAAGAATCATCAAAAGCGAGTATTTCTGATTGTAATATTCAAAATTATATTAGTAAAATTATGAATTTATAG
- the cysS gene encoding cysteine--tRNA ligase — MLKIYNTLNRKKEIFKPIKKGKAGVYTCGPTVYNYAHIGNLRCYIFADILIRVLRYDKYKTKWVMNITDVGHLTSDADEGEDKLEKGALREKKSVWEIVEFYTNIFKKDIKLLNIASPDVWCKATDHIQEQINLIKKLEKKEVVYKTSDGIYFDTSKIKDYGKLNGMDLENIQEGKRVCLREKKNATDFALWKFSTKHKKRQMEWNSPWGVGFPGWHIECSAMSIKYLGEHFDIHTGGIDHIPIHHTNEIAQSETSTGKKFVNYWMHGEFLVIGAKDKMAKSGKNFITLKTIVEKKFNPLTYRYLCFLTHYRKQLQFSWEALNSAQNALNNLYEKFIDLGKEVGKIDKKFQKEFNDLINDDLSMPLVIALLQKVFNSNIKAENKKATVLEFDKILKLNFDKVKRKKIPKDIMELAGERLKARKKKNWELSDKLRDEIESKGYVIEDIFKNKYTIKPKFN; from the coding sequence ATGCTTAAAATTTATAATACATTAAATAGAAAAAAAGAAATCTTTAAACCAATAAAAAAAGGCAAAGCAGGTGTTTATACTTGCGGACCAACAGTCTATAATTACGCGCATATTGGAAATTTGCGATGTTATATTTTTGCTGATATTTTAATAAGAGTTTTGCGTTATGATAAATATAAAACAAAATGGGTAATGAATATTACGGATGTCGGGCATTTGACTTCTGACGCTGATGAAGGCGAGGATAAATTGGAAAAAGGAGCATTGCGTGAGAAAAAAAGCGTTTGGGAGATAGTTGAATTTTATACAAATATTTTTAAAAAAGATATTAAGCTATTAAATATAGCAAGTCCGGATGTTTGGTGCAAAGCAACAGATCATATTCAAGAGCAGATAAATTTGATTAAAAAATTGGAAAAAAAAGAAGTTGTGTATAAAACTTCAGACGGAATTTATTTTGACACTTCTAAAATAAAAGATTATGGAAAATTAAATGGAATGGATTTAGAAAATATTCAGGAAGGTAAAAGAGTATGTTTGCGCGAGAAAAAAAACGCGACAGATTTTGCTTTATGGAAATTTTCCACAAAACATAAAAAACGCCAAATGGAATGGAATTCTCCATGGGGAGTCGGGTTTCCAGGATGGCATATTGAATGTTCTGCAATGAGCATAAAATATTTGGGCGAGCATTTTGATATTCATACAGGCGGTATTGATCATATTCCAATACATCATACTAATGAAATAGCGCAATCAGAAACATCAACTGGCAAAAAATTCGTAAATTATTGGATGCACGGTGAATTTTTAGTAATAGGCGCTAAAGACAAAATGGCAAAGTCTGGAAAAAATTTTATAACATTAAAAACAATTGTTGAAAAAAAATTTAATCCTTTGACTTACAGATATTTATGTTTTTTAACTCATTACAGAAAACAGCTTCAATTTAGCTGGGAGGCTTTAAACTCAGCGCAAAACGCATTGAATAATCTTTACGAGAAATTTATTGATTTAGGCAAAGAGGTTGGGAAAATTGATAAAAAATTTCAAAAAGAATTTAACGATTTGATTAATGATGATCTTAGTATGCCATTGGTTATTGCTTTATTGCAAAAAGTTTTTAATTCAAATATTAAAGCTGAAAACAAGAAAGCGACTGTTTTAGAATTTGACAAAATTTTAAAATTAAATTTTGATAAAGTAAAGAGAAAAAAAATACCAAAAGATATAATGGAGCTGGCTGGAGAAAGGCTAAAGGCTCGCAAGAAAAAAAATTGGGAGTTGTCGGATAAGTTAAGAGATGAAATTGAAAGTAAGGGGTATGTCATAGAAGACATTTTTAAAAATAAATATACTATTAAGCCAAAATTTAATTAA